The Gemmatimonadota bacterium sequence AACATTCAAATTTTAGCATACTCATTTTGTACCTCCCACCTTCTCTTGCCAGACCTCCAGCCCCTGGTATGCTTCAAAAATCGCCTCAATCAAATACCGAATCGCCGCACTAAAATAGCGCCCTCGCCGCCACGCCACACCGATCTCGCGGCTAAATGCCACCCTCTCTACATCCACCACCTTTAACGCCCCGGCATCCAGGGACTCCTGCACAGTTAGCATAGGCAAAAACGAAATCCCAACACCGACCTCCACCAGCTTACGCATTGCCTCTGGGCTTCGCATCTCCATCACCACGCCGGGAGACACGCCCGCTTCTGCAAATCGCTCATCCACAATTTTGCGCGATATGGAATCCGTGTGAAATAGGATCAAAGGCTCTTGCACCACCTCTTGCAAAGTCGCGCTTTCTCGCGCGGCAAAAGGATGAGATGCCCCCACCACAAGCGGCATAGAATCCCGATAAATCGACACCGTCTCCACGCGCGGATGATCATAAGGCAGCGAAATAACCGCAAACTCAGAGCGATTCATCAGCAGATCATCTACCAGATAGCGCGATGGTGCTACCTGTGCAGACAGAGAAACACTGGGATAAGCAC is a genomic window containing:
- a CDS encoding LysR family transcriptional regulator produces the protein MNLYHLRYFLSVAQTGSFSQAAREMHVTQPTVSSGIAELEKTMGVRLFNRGGKRVALTMEGRTLVNYAMQIQDLVEEVEDHLQRRDVLPGEGFQFGAIDAAVTYLLPDILKDYRRAYPSVSLSAQVAPSRYLVDDLLMNRSEFAVISLPYDHPRVETVSIYRDSMPLVVGASHPFAARESATLQEVVQEPLILFHTDSISRKIVDERFAEAGVSPGVVMEMRSPEAMRKLVEVGVGISFLPMLTVQESLDAGALKVVDVERVAFSREIGVAWRRGRYFSAAIRYLIEAIFEAYQGLEVWQEKVGGTK